agtgTCATTGTTTTGTTGATGATCAGTTGCGCTCCCTCCTCATACACTGATATGTGGTGAAACCACACTTGACTGTGATGACAACTGTTACAGGGCTTTGGAGAGCTCAGGTTCACGCTCTTCCCTGGACCTCCGTCACCCTGGTATCTGAGCATCACTGTGGAATGTGGTGCTTTGAAAATATGAAGTGCTACATAAACAATAAGTAgtagccaaattctgcactcGTTTACATCCCTATGTAACCCCACTGAAATAGTATTTGGTCCATCAATGAAGAAATACATGAAGTTACAAACAGCTAGTTTTAGTGACAAGATTGTTAAAATTCCAGTGACAATTAGAATATTACCATTCTCATGGTGGTCCAGTTCTTATGGACATTAGGGGATGAGACAGACTGAGCTGTCAGTCACCAGGAGCCCCTCTGGACCTCAGCCACCGTGCGTCATTGAGCCAATATGTCATGCCTCTGAGAGGAAGGGCAGTGAAGACTAAGTGCTTTTAGTGAGAGTCTCCTTCATGGACACACCAGCAGGGATTATTCTTCTCGAATCCCTCAAAAAATATAATGCCCTTTGAGAAAATACCGTATGTAGCCTTTTAGAGCAAAAATCTCAGTGTGGCTGAATTTCCCCATCTCTGGCCAAAGAGGCACCAAGATGGCTGCCAAAGTAGCAGTGGCTCCCTTGAGCCCAACCTGTCTCCTAGCTGGCAATGACAGCTGAACCACAAGAGGATGTTAGGTGCCACTGCTCTGGTTCAGACCACTGTGGAGATAAATTCAGCTGATAGAGTTCTTGGTCTTCCTGTTCAAGAGAAGTTCCTCTTAAACATATCTGGCCCTAATAAAGTGAGGGAGTTCCAGGTAGGAGGTTCATTCTGTAGTTCTTTACTAACACCCTTGGAATCTGAGGTTTCTATTCATACTACAACCACCCCAGTGTGTGCACCAGGCAGCCCTCTATCCATGTGAAGCCCACCTCTAACCACTCAAAGGATAATGATGACGTGTATCCCCTTGAGAAGGTAAGTCAAAGCTTAGCCAATCTGGCCCTTTCCTGAAAGGGTAAGAAAATGCCCACTTCTGTGTTTAAATTGCTAAAAGGAAGCAATCTGGAATCTCATCTGCTTCTAGTCACCTGGGCTGCAGAAAACCACACCTTGGTCCAGCTCCAGAAAATGAGCCCAACAGCCCTAACATGAAGCACAAAAGACTTCAGCCTGGACAGGATGGGGCTCTGTTCCTGAATGCTTCCAACTCTCAAAATTGAAGGATTCTATCAAACAGAAAAGACACAGacctttccccttcctccaggACGGACTCAGGAATAAAAATCCAAACACCAACAAATAgcataaataaatttaaaaaatccaaaaggaaatttagatcccatcatgcATCAGAAAATGCAGGAACATGCAGGCATTTTTGGCTCCACAGCTGGTTTGAAAATACACAAGGCAAACAGTGGGGAAAGATTGTttagaaataaaatggttgtgatTTGAAATATAAGAAGCAAAATAAGCTCTCTCCATAAATGTCTAAAATGGAATTTAATCCATATGTTTACAACAAATCCAAAGCTCCTTTTATTCCGCACAGCAACAAAAATTTCAGCTTCCATGGGATTTGCTATTGTTCAGGTTATCTATCACAGAGCGCATCAAGGTTTTGATCATTTTGGACAAGAGGGATTCAGTTATTACATTTCTGACCTTGATAAAGGTGAGTCAAAGAAGGAATCTGAAAGAGGCTACAGCCAGCATAATCCCTGTGTTTTTGAATCACAGCTTCATAGTAAATTACATAAAAAGCAACCTCATACCCACTTAATCCCCATTACACCTAAAAGTCCTAACAAATACCAAGGAAGCAAAGTCATCCTATTTTAAGGGAAGCTCACCAAAATTAGAAATCTAAACCAGAAGAAACAGTTGTTCAGTCCATCTCAGCATTCCTGAAGTTTTTCAGGAACACAGTGAAGAAACTGCTTCTCCAACAGAAACTCAGAAGGAACCTGAACTTGCCCTTTATAACATCACAAAGGGAAAATATTAAAACAGATGTTAGTGTAACAAAATGGGGATCCCACCATTTTGATATATGGTCACGGTCAACACATAAATCTTACTATATCAACAGGAGATTAATCTGCCTTTGCTTGAGTTAACTCCACTAATCAGTGGCAAATATGTTGGCAAAGTTGGTTACTCCTGCTTGATGGGGCTCAGATGTCCTTTAGGATTCAGCTCAGCCATGATGTGTGCCTCAGGCACCCTCCTGCGTTCTGCTGTCTGTTTGGTGGGGCTGTGGATTGCTGACTATGTGCTTCTGTCTGCTTTGCTGGGCACTCTTTAGCTGTTGCTGTGTTTCTGTCTCTGCCTGCTGCCCTCTGTTTCCATCACCTCATCTAGGAAAATTTCAGAACTGAGCATCATCTCCATAGAAGAGCAATGCTGCATGCTTCACAAGGATAAAGTTGTCCTCAGCCTTCCACACTTTTCTACCAAAAGTATCAATAATATTCCACAGATCCTAGGAAGTCATCCTACCAACCTTTTGCCCATAATTTAGCAACCTGGAAAAAAAAGCATGGCATGTGTAGAATAACAAGAAAGAGTTAAGGTAATACATAGAGAGAACACAGGCATACCAAAATCACAGTTCATGTTTGTAATTGCCACTCttagaggaaagagaaaaaactgCCAAGGACACTATTAAAAGATGAATATGAGACAGACTATATTGTGGAAGTAAATCAGAGAGGAGGACAATAACCCACCGCATTCCACAGTCATATCATATGTTGAGAAGGCTACTGCACTGGTCAAAGAAATATGCAAAGCTTCCACCAGGTCCTCTAGTATATTATTCTTTCTCATGCATGAGACTTTTTAGTTTTGAACTTTCTTCCATTTTGGATGCACCCTTTAGAAAGAAAGTGCTTTAATCGATGACAATGCAGTAATAAgtgtaaaaaaaccaccacccagcAACAAACACAATTCACTTCAAATTCCAATAAACTGTCCAATCTCTTGTAGTTCTGTTTTTTTTGTTAACTATTCTAAACTTTGTCTTATACTCCTTGCTGTTTATAGTCCATAAGTAGtttcttcttttccccctttgcttccccCCATTCCTTCCCAAGTGTTACACCTTCCCTCCACTTCCATGCTCTTCCCCATTTCTCCACAAGCTGTGAGTTCCTTAGGAAATCAACAGGAGCTATAGGAGCTAGCAgatgtgggtgtgggtgtgtggggggttatAAAGGGCAGCACTGCAGGGATGCATCTTTTCTCCCCAAAAAGTCAGACATGAAACCATTAAACTTACTTTTACGTCTCCCGCTCTCCCTTATCAAAGTAAGATCTCACAAAAAAGTATTAGAGATGTCTTCTTTCTTGTCCTGTGACTTGACCTCAAACAGATTAATTTAGTAAACTACATTTTTAGCtgcccttttttggggggtggggatccTGTTTCCTCTTAcctatttttcagtaaaaatgcaACTTCACTAGTGCTACCAATGCTGCAAACTCTAGGGCAGACAGAGCATGGGCACCAGATGGGGGCACACCTGGATGGGGTGTACACTAGTTTACACCACTGGTACCACTATGCAGATGCATCTTTGGTGAATAtcagacaggattttttttttttagattgagACAAGTTAAAATAGCTATAATTCAGGAACCTCTTGCCTAATTCACTTCAAATTTGATAGAAAAATTGTACCTCTGCTCCAGATCTAACCTATAGATTGTAAAGAGAATACTACTTTATTTGGGGATGTCCCTTTATTTTGGGGGTGATAGCAAAAATTGAGCTTATAATACAAACTCAGTTGAAACCTTAACTCTGGAGTGGGTACACGACTCTATAATATGCATGTTTCCAAATAAAATGTTTCCTCAACGTTTCTTATGGCATAAAATATACTCTTTGAAATCTCACCTAGACTAAGAGTTGAGTTTTCCAAAAGACTAAGATAAGAAACAAGCAACCTCAGataaatataacaaaataaaaaggtaATAATTTAGCTTTCATCATCCTTACACGTAATCCACTCACACATCCTTTGGTTTTGTGATAACAGGCAAAAGTTGAGATAGGTGAACTTCAAACCCCACATTTTATGTTAAAACCAGTGTACTCCGTAATAGGCAGAGATCATCACTGCAACTGTCTTGAGCTTGCAATTACTTCATTCACAGTTTAACTAATAATCTACTTTCCCTCAATGACTAAATATAGAGGTTAAATTATGCGctgttacactgctgtaaatccacTGGGTTACTCATACGCACGAGGTTAACAGCTGAAACAAGAATCTGGTCCATAATCCCAAGAAGCATGTTTGGGATTCCAGGCAGGTTTGTTGTCCAGTCGGAAAGGTCTGACCGGTAACAAAGATAAcgcaagacacaccgatccctGCTGCCCCCCGGGCAAGGCTCAGCTCTCCCACAGAGAGAGACCTCAGAGCCACCCTCCAAGTACCGCAATCCGTGCCACAAAAAGGctcttctctcctcctttgcCACCCGTTCGCAACCCGGGTGCCAGGCTCGCCATCTACCACCCCGCGCAGGGGGAAAGTGGAAACCACTGCCCGGGAAGGGGGGCGGTCCGAGCCATCACCCGCAGTGACTCTCCTCCACGCCCCTGCAGGCTGGGCGGGCTGCTCAGGGGTCGTGTGAGCCGTGCCAGGCAGACCCCCCTGCCGAGCGCGCGGCGGGGATGGGCGCCCCCACTCCCGTGCTTTGCAGGCAGCTGCCACGAGTCGCCACCACCGCATCCCTCAgtgcagccgccgccgccgccggcgtCAATCTCTGCGGCTCACCGCATCAGCATTCTTTCCCACACGCGCCAACATATCCCTCCGCCGGAGCCGTCGCGCGGCGGAAGGATCCAGGCAGCAGGTGCGCGTTCTCCCCCTACCCCTCCCCAGTCCGCTGCTCTTGCTGCGGCGGCTCGGAGCATCgcggctgaggggagggggagcagcagcgCGGCGGAGGcggccccaccccctctcctctcctctccccgtGGCCGGGCGCGCGCTGCTCGCTGCAGGGCTCGGCTGCCGCTTCGCGCGCGCCTGTGAGACCGCCGCCGCTCTCCGCTCCTCCGTCCGACTGCGCCAGGCGAAGACGATGGCCGGCTGGCAGAGCTACGTGGACAACCTGATGTGCGATGGCTGCTGCCAGGAGGCCGCCATCGTCGGCTACTGCGACGCCAAGTACGTCTGGGCCGCCACGGCCGGGGGCATCTTCCAGAACATCACGGTAAGGGCCGCGGCCCCCGCGCCGGCTGCGAGCCTCCCGCCCGGCTCTAGCCCCTGCCCGGGGGCCGCGGAGCGAGAGCCGCTGGGGGAGGCGAGGGGAGGGGGTGATGCAGCAAAGAGCCGCCGCCGCGTGCTCCTGGCGCCCGCGGGCTGCAGCCCAGCGCCGCCAGTGGGGGTCCCACCCCCGCCAGCTGTACCCGCAGCTCCCCCCGGGCGGGCCGCGTGGGGCGCAGCTCGGGCGGCGTGAGGAGCCCGGGCGCTCCCCAGGGTGCTGCTGGGTTTTGTCTGCCGCTTTCCCGGCCAGCGGGGACCGTTATGTGAGCGCTGGGCGAGGGCAGCGGGGCGGGCCCGGCTCTCGACGGCTGCCTGCGGCTCACCACCCCCGCCTGCTGCCCGGGCCCCCGGCGCCGTGCTGCGGGCACCTGCCCGCCGCGCGGGCTGAGCCGGAGCCGGCAATGCGgcggaggaaggaggaggagagaaaggcCGGGCACAGGAGAGACTTGGCGTAGGGTTCCCTGCGCCCAGGCCGCGTTGCTGTGGACAGACTTACGTACCCGGCGTAGGAGGCTTTCCTGAATCCTCGCCGGTGGCTACATGTTTTTCATCTCCAAGATGGCGCACTGccattgatttcccccccccccccacctctgtccTTTCCTCCCCGTCTGTCCTCCTCAGAGGTATTAATCATCCCCGTTCCTGCAGcacagcccccttcccacccaccgcTCAGATCTCCCAGGTAAAGGGCTCGGAAACCCTTTACGGATCAGGGAAGACTGACTTAGACTGGGAGCCCTTTTAGGCCATACCGATATTTGTGGGTGGTGGTGAAATTGCATGTTTTGATTATAACCTTGTGTCATGATGTGCATCAGTCTGCAGCAAAACGTGCCTTTTCCCTGCAAATCCATCCTCTAGGTCTCTGTCTTCTGCACGGGAATTTGGGGTTACTGCTTTCTCTAGGGAGAGGAGGGCTTGGCTAAGTGGTGACGTCCTGTTGGATTTATCCCCCCCGTGGCTCCTGTGCTTGCCAGTTCTCCTTTCTCTCCTTAGGCCCCTCTTTGCTGGTAGCCTTGGTATGCAAAGGCTGCTCTCCTGCATAAAAGctttcttcccccacctccacagtTAAGCGATCTCATTGCGTGGCCACAGCAGTACCCCCTCCTCATCATACCCCTTCATAGGATGTGATGTCAGTGGGGAGTAGCCATACAGGCCATGCTCGCTGGGGAAACCAGCCCTGCAACCAGCCTTGCCTTACCTGAAGATAGTTAAATAAGTGGTGCCCTGAGGATTTCCAGCTGCTGACTGAGTCCCCTCCCCTAGGTGTCTTTGTACCTTGTTAAGATGTGGCCTTGCAGAGTCCTGGTGTGTGATTGGAAATGGCCAGGGCCTGCTATGACTGTGCAGTTCTGGAAGGCAACGCCTTCCATCTCCTTACTTGCTTTCTTGCCGTTAGGAAGCATATTGCTCCTGTCTTGccttcactccacccccacctcctccatccTGAAAACAGTGTTGCAGGGAGACTCCCCTATGGAAGGGGGCACAGACTTTGTGGGCAAACAGCATGGGGGGCTAAGGTAGCCTGACACCTTTTTAAATGCAACCTATCTTGGGCTCCTATAGGGACTAGATAACACGATTTCCCTCTGCACAGAGGGGTCTCTTTAGCATTGtgatcccctcccccactttttagGGTACTGTGAGACCTATGCGTTTACTGGAGCAGTGGCTTTATGTATCTGAGTTTACTGTCTGAGTCATTGAAACTTAGGCATGATATTATGTAACATTCCTTGCCTAGAAAAGGGCACAGCTGAACATTGTTGTACATCATCAATTTGGCTACAGTTTGTATTAGAAACATAGTTGTTATTTGGCCTTTCAGAGACCTGTGGCAGCTGACCTGGAAGGAGTTTAATATCCCACCACTTGTTGTTAAGGAGGCAAATGGCACTGGGGAACACCTGCATCATAGTTATCTAGACGTGGTCCTGAAGGCCTTTTTGGTACCTCATTATCAATTAACAAAAGTCTGAATCATTCACTTACTAAAATAAATGGCCATGTGGTTAGCAAAATGCCTGATGACATCACATTCCCTTCTTCAAAAAGAAGACTTACTGGAATCTAACTTCTAGGCCTTATCAGTCTTGCAGACTTAATCTATAACTGTACAGTTAATATCTGAAATATCTCAAAGTAGCACTTGTGTTCATTTAAAATGGtactaaattaattaaaatatatctctgaATAACAAAACACTCAATTCCAAAGTGTCTTGTCTTAGGAAAACTTGAGTGTCCCTTTCAAATCTTTTTGCTGGTGACAAGTCTCTTTTGAGTGGAAATTAACCTGTAAGCTACTTCACTTAAAGTACATGAAATCCAATGTCTTCTGTGAAAGGTAGTTGTGAGAGCTTGCTGTGTAACACTGAATTTCTTTTTTGACAGCCCATAGAAATAGATATGATTGTAGGAAAAGACCGAGAGGGTTTCTTCACCAACGGTCTGACTCTTGGTGCAAAGAAGTGCTCTGTGATCAGAGATAGCCTGTATGTTGATAGTGAGTGCACAATGGACATCAGGACAAAGAGTTATGGTGGCGAGCCAACATACAATGTTGCTGTAGGCAGAGCTGGTCGAGGTAAGctgtaaccttttttttttcttcttcaaaaaatttaaatttatCAAAACAAGAATGCAACCTTCAAAACTGAGCTCTAATCATTAAATTACTTACTTTAATctgcataaaaatattttttttaaatttccacaaTGCAATCTTGGTGTAAGTGTGGTCTATCTATTTTCTAGGACTAGATCCGTATCTAGCAGTCCTAGATGAATGACCACAGTTGGGCACTTAACTGTCTTTACCAAATGGTTTCTTGTGCCTACAGATTTTAACAAGCTAGTGTAGCCTGTGTATCAGTTGGATTAAATGTAGTCTGTCACTCATTTGCATTAGGTATATTGCAGTTAAAATGTTTGGAGTCCAAAGCATAGTGTCATCATGATAGTCAATGTTATTACATcctattgaaatattttgttcagcATAAATTTGCTCTAAAGTGACTTCTATTAAAATTTCTTCCACAAAGACTTGAATTTCTTGTATGGAACTACCTAGTTTGAATCATAAGTTTTACACTAACTCTTAACAATTCTCTGTTGAGAACCTTGGAAGTCTGATTCTGGGGCAATGAATGAACTCTGTCCAATTGGGTAGCTGCAGGCTATTTATATAAAGCTTGTCTAACTACTTGTGCATTTCATCGAAGCTTCTGTAAAATACACCCTACTTGGAAGGAGCGAGACTCCATTCCAAAAGAAACTTCTCTCAAAACACTGGGTACAAGCAACGTGAGGACATCCAAGACATTATCTAGGCATTCTGTTGTTAGCTGTTGTAGACTGAGTATGTTAGGGACCAAGGTCAATGTATAAACAAAATATAGCTACAGAGACACTGTTGTATTGTGTATTTTTACGTAGGCTGTGGAGATGTTACATGTATTTTAACAATACGGTCAAATGGAATAGGTAAAGATTTCTGTGCTGCTTGGGCCGTGACTGTAACtaattttcttcctttccttataAGGAAAATAGTATCACTATCTAGATAATTGCTTGCTATAGTTATTTTGAAGTTTACATTATTTAAGATACGTCCCCTTATGATCTTGTCTTTGTGATGTTCTGCTGTATACCCACACGTAGGCACAGTGTATCTATATTACAGTGATTCCTGTCTCACCATTCCTAATTCAAAGCACAATTAAGATGAACCAGTGTTCTTGTGAAGCAAAATTCGTAACATGTAGTTATGCTTGGcataatttgatttttattttttataatttcagtgtTTACTTTGAAGCATGTTTTTCaattattgatttaaatgttcagttGTGTAAAATTATGGGAGGGTCACACAATGGGGGGAGACAGAATTATTTAATAGTAGATTCAAAAAATTAGTATTATAAATgttaacacaaattgtcaacatcgcatcaaaatatacaaagtaaatatcctcaTATCAAACTCTCTTAATTCATTCTCAAATAATATTTCTTACTTTGTCCATCTGTAAATTTCATTTATTGATGGAAATGGTATTTCACTGGCTTTTGTGGATGGTGAAATAGatatttaccaacatttacttaaaaaaatctaatccttccaagtttACATGTACTCTGTTCTAGTGACATCTGGTGGCAGTTAGCATATAAAGCCTCATGGCATGTAATCTTCTATTGACTATAGTTCTGTAGGAAACTCTTTCCAGTAAAGCAACATTGTTATTTTTGTAGTCAATttaccggggggggaggggaaactagATTTAAAATTAGCTCAGAATTACTTTACTCCATACAAAAAGCTAATTGCACTATAACGGAAGGAGGGATTCAACATTTCACCCAGAACTGCATTGTTGCTTTACTTTACAGTTGTGTCATGAACACAGACTTCTACTTAAAAGTTACTTAAAGGTTACCAATAAACTTCCAAACAAAACACACCTGGTAAAGTTGCAATGTACCCGTTACCACTCTGAACTTAATCTCTAGTCTAAAAATACTAGAATCTGCTATGTCTACTGACATTGCTACCTTTCTCCTTTTTAACATCTTCACATTGTCTACCTTATAAGATGTACCCAGGGTTTCCTGGTCAGAGAGGTCAGATGATAACATGCACCATGATACATTTTATCTTTTAAATGGCAGTTACATATATGTTCAGGTTTTTTGCAAAGTCTTATGGCTAGCACACAACTTCTCCATCTCTGAAGTCAGAGgattctctcccccaaccctgtCTACATCTATACTTTAGAAAGCTCTTGTAAAGCCAACTTAATATCCAAATATTAAAACTTGAATTGGTGTACTTATTGCAATATCCGATTAAAACTTGCATTATTTCCTTGTCTAACACACTCCTTtaaaacctctttttttttttcttttctctttcagtCTTGGTCTTTGTAATGGGCAAAGAAGGGGTCCATGGAGGCGGATTGAATAAGAAGGCATACTCAATGGCAAAATACTTGAGAGACTCTGGGTTCTAGTTGCTAGGCAGACTGTTAAGTATTAGGGGGAAATTGCTATTAAACTTTCCTGGCAGTGAGCTTTAAACCTTACATTCTGGAAACTTTATTAGCAATGCAGGATGATGGGGTATGAACCTGTGTCTCCTTTGTATCCCTTTGTTGGTGGGGAaaggtgtttttttctttaattctgttcatttctgttttgtttcattgtGTACTCCAGCATTGGTTATAGTTATGGGAAAGGAAGGTGTCCATGGAGGGACACTGAACAAGAAAGCATATGAACTGGCTTTATACCTGAGGAGGTCTGACATCTAAGCAGCCTCTCCCCATCCATCTAGCAACTGTCTTCATCACCAACCAGTTATGTTCACAGTGCTACCAGACTGTAGATGGTagttgttttatgttttgtttttttttatttatccgTTTTTTTCTAATATCATGATTCCAGTTACCCTCGTGTTCATTTGTATGTTAACCACTGTATGTAACCAAGTCCCATATCTGGCACCATTTTCGCAGCATAAAAATGATATGCATGATACCTTGAAAAATGTTTTAGGAGGGGGAGAATGCCAAGTCTAGGCTTTGCTTTGTCTTAGCAATTAATACGGTATTGACAACTAAAACAGTTTAAACACTAAACACAAGGTGCCGATTGTACAATCTAATTTGATCAATGTCTCTTCAGCACTTTGAGCAATTACACAGCTCATTTAGTCTTCCTTTTGTAGAgcatggttggggggggggtgcatgcaTATCTTTACTTCTCTCCCTGTCCACTCTTTCATCCACATTTTGTTTGCTTCCACCTATTTTTATACAGTGCCTGGTTTGTTTAACCAATTTGCACTCAAAAGCTATTGTTTCATTAGTTTTGTTGTTGCACTTAACCGTAAACTTACAAAACTCTTCATAGTGTCTGAAGTACACGCTGCTTAATGGGTGCAACTGCAAAACTATCAAAAAGTGTAAATGCATCTTCACGATCTTACAACCGCTGTCCTGAATGAATACCTAGGGACATTCCATCATTGCAATAGTtcaggcacttttttttttttttttttttttgccagctcCAGTTCTGTAGTTGAATTATAAAAAGCTGCCATTATGGACATTAGATATCCCAACATAACCATCTGGAGTGTGTCCGATTTCAGTTTTTCATAGGACCAATTTTTAATTTGCAGCTTGGGGTTTTATATGAAACTACAGGGTCATTGTGGAAAACTGCCACCTTCAGCTATATACTGGTAGCCTATACTCCAATCTACTGATAATGTAAAGAAACATGCTCTAATACCAATGTTTGTGTGAGGGGTGGTAGTTCATAAGCTTAAAATTGTTAAAATGATACCATTTCAAATTTGAAATAGTCATCTGGCCTGCCACACCCTTGCTGCAGAAATTATGGAGTAAACTGCCTCGTGCACTAGTCATCTAAAATGTGTAACCAAACTGTCCATTCAAGCACGGTACTAACTTGTATGTCCATTTAAAGAGAACTGCAGAACTCTGtatacaaaagaataaatgggagATGGTATTGGTTGGAATAACTGACTTGGCTGTCTTGTGACGAATTTTTTAATATGTATTCTGTGCCAtactattgttttaaaaaaaaaaaaatgaactgttGCTGTTGTGAGATGGATTTTAACTGACTATAAGGATTTCTTTTGAATGGCACTACTTTAGGGACATTCTAGTATTTGCTTCTATTATTTGGGCCTTGTGGATAATGTACAGATTTAAACAAATTCTTGTTGCTGATTTGTCCATTTCTTTCCCTGCACTTTTACATCTGGGATACAGTCTAACTCATCTGATTTAATATGCATTTCAAAAAATGCCATAACTATTAAACACCTTGTTTACAGACGAAATAAATTTATTCCAACCAAATAAAATCAGACTCTTGTAACTTTTTTATGCACCAGACTTTTCTGAAGCAATATACTTCATGGTGTAGCTTACTACACTAACTTCGTATTTGTGtgtgtctcaaaatgtaattcagCTCTGCAGGGATTGTAAACTTCTGGAACAGCATCACTGTACTGATGTACTAGTCCTCTTGCTGTAAAAATGACTGTTTAGAACACTAAACTGACTTAACCGCTTATCGAGCTTAAGTCACAGCAGGAGCTCTAATAGTCTTCATGTTTGCTTCTTTTAAGTCTTGTACGGCAGAAGGGGATACTTTTACTAAGGGAAACTAGTGTTGTTGACTTCTCGAATCCAGCAAATCCCATGGCAGTTTCTCTTTACTGTTAGGGATGCTGTTTAAACATTCTCTACCCAAGCCTCCTCAATGGTATGTGAATGCAATGAACACTTTTTGTAACCTACCCTCCTTTAAAACAGGCTGGATGTGACCAGTGCTGTACTAGTGTTTCCATTAGTATAAGAGCTAACCCTCTTTGTACAAATCCACACTGCTCTTGGAGAAAACATATCAAACGGTTTAGCATCCAGCTAGTTAACCAGCTTCAAACTCTGCAAGTCTTTCAGCTGGTCTTGACTGATGACCATGCACAAATTCTGCCAGCCAGTCCTTAGGACACCAGCTACATTGGTAACGGGCATGATGGCTACTTCTAAACATGGTGCACTTTGAGGATATAGGAATTGTCTCTGCAAGTTCACCTGAAACTTAACTTCTCCTTCACTAGGCTACACCTACCCAAGGAAGGAAACAAAGGCAGTCCATGAGACCCTAATCTTAACTCAGGGCTAGTCTAAACTGGCAAAGCTAAGGCTAGTCTAAacacagcagcactttaacatggcttATGTGGTCttggcagagcgctgggagagagctctcccagcactctttttttttttttttttttttttaaaaaaacccacctccatgagatATGTAGCTACCAGTCCTGAGAGCAAGACTCCCagcactggcgctttacagcgctgaaacttgctgcgctcagag
Above is a window of Natator depressus isolate rNatDep1 chromosome 9, rNatDep2.hap1, whole genome shotgun sequence DNA encoding:
- the PFN2 gene encoding profilin-2 isoform X2 — its product is MAGWQSYVDNLMCDGCCQEAAIVGYCDAKYVWAATAGGIFQNITPIEIDMIVGKDREGFFTNGLTLGAKKCSVIRDSLYVDSECTMDIRTKSYGGEPTYNVAVGRAGRALVIVMGKEGVHGGTLNKKAYELALYLRRSDI
- the PFN2 gene encoding profilin-2 isoform X1, whose product is MAGWQSYVDNLMCDGCCQEAAIVGYCDAKYVWAATAGGIFQNITPIEIDMIVGKDREGFFTNGLTLGAKKCSVIRDSLYVDSECTMDIRTKSYGGEPTYNVAVGRAGRVLVFVMGKEGVHGGGLNKKAYSMAKYLRDSGF